The following proteins are encoded in a genomic region of Streptococcus cristatus AS 1.3089:
- a CDS encoding DUF1912 family protein, with translation MSYEQEFLQEFEAWVKTQVMINEMALKESQAVYEADQDERAKEAAIRYESRLDAYQFLLGKFANYQAGKGFHDLPDGLLGERNY, from the coding sequence ATGAGTTACGAACAGGAATTTTTACAGGAGTTTGAAGCTTGGGTCAAGACCCAGGTCATGATTAACGAGATGGCCCTCAAGGAGAGCCAGGCAGTCTACGAGGCGGACCAAGACGAGCGGGCCAAGGAAGCGGCCATTCGCTATGAGAGTCGACTAGATGCCTACCAGTTCCTTTTAGGAAAATTCGCCAACTATCAGGCGGGCAAGGGATTTCACGATCTGCCAGATGGACTTTTGGGTGAGAGAAATTATTGA
- a CDS encoding diaminopimelate decarboxylase, with amino-acid sequence MKTPFISRERLAELTAQFSTPFHLYDEKGIRARARALHEAFAWNAGFKEYFAVKATPNPAILKILKEEGCGVDCASYVELLMSQKMGFAGDEIMFSSNNTPAEEFRLARELGATINLDAYEDVAFLKEVAGIPKVISCRYNPGGVFELGTSIMDHPEEAKFGMTKVQLIQAFKDLKELGAEKFGIHALLASNTVSNDYYPALARQLFELAVEVVAETGVELDFINLSGGVGVNYQPDGEENDIAVIGQEVRQAYEDILTPAGLGQVKIFTELGRFMLAPFGLLVTKVTHKKQTYRTYLGVDASAVNLLRPAMYGAYHHITNMDRPEGPTEIVDVVGSLCENNDKFAIQREFPISQIGDTLVIHDTGAHGFSMGYQYNAKLRSSEILLEENGQARMIRRAERPEDYFATLYGFDFEK; translated from the coding sequence ATGAAAACTCCATTTATCAGTCGTGAGCGCTTGGCGGAGCTGACAGCGCAGTTTTCAACGCCTTTTCATCTGTATGATGAGAAGGGGATTCGAGCGAGAGCGCGGGCTTTACATGAGGCTTTTGCTTGGAATGCTGGTTTTAAGGAATATTTTGCCGTCAAGGCGACACCAAATCCTGCTATTTTAAAAATCCTCAAGGAAGAGGGCTGCGGGGTGGACTGTGCCAGCTATGTGGAACTGCTCATGAGCCAAAAGATGGGATTTGCTGGGGATGAGATCATGTTTTCGTCCAATAATACGCCAGCCGAGGAGTTTCGTCTGGCGCGGGAGCTGGGAGCGACCATTAATCTAGATGCTTACGAAGACGTGGCTTTCTTGAAGGAAGTGGCCGGGATTCCCAAGGTGATCTCTTGCCGCTACAATCCCGGTGGTGTCTTTGAGCTGGGGACCAGCATCATGGATCATCCAGAGGAAGCCAAGTTTGGTATGACCAAGGTGCAGCTGATTCAAGCCTTCAAAGACCTCAAGGAGCTGGGAGCAGAGAAATTCGGCATCCATGCCCTCTTGGCCTCCAATACTGTCAGCAATGACTACTATCCAGCACTGGCTCGGCAGCTTTTTGAGCTGGCTGTAGAAGTAGTGGCTGAGACAGGAGTTGAGCTGGATTTTATCAATCTGTCTGGCGGTGTTGGGGTCAATTATCAGCCTGATGGCGAGGAAAATGATATTGCGGTCATCGGTCAGGAAGTTCGTCAGGCCTATGAGGACATCCTGACTCCAGCTGGTCTGGGGCAGGTCAAGATTTTTACCGAGCTGGGCCGTTTTATGCTGGCTCCTTTCGGTCTTTTGGTGACCAAGGTGACTCACAAAAAGCAAACCTATCGGACCTATCTGGGAGTGGATGCTTCTGCGGTTAATCTCCTGCGTCCCGCTATGTACGGAGCTTATCACCATATTACCAATATGGATCGACCTGAAGGACCGACGGAGATTGTCGATGTGGTCGGCAGCCTCTGTGAAAACAACGATAAATTTGCCATCCAGCGGGAATTTCCTATCAGTCAGATTGGCGATACGCTAGTCATTCACGATACTGGTGCTCACGGCTTCTCCATGGGCTACCAATACAATGCCAAATTGCGCTCTAGCGAGATTCTCCTGGAGGAAAATGGTCAGGCTCGCATGATTCGTCGGGCAGAAAGGCCAGAGGATTATTTCGCGACTCTCTATGGCTTTGATTTTGAAAAATAG
- a CDS encoding nitronate monooxygenase, with protein MSITELLNIKYPIFQGAMAQISHYQLAAAVSEAGGLGIIASGGMTGEQLREEIRELRKLTDKPFAVNVMLMMKNIKDIVTVIIEEKVPVVTTGAGTPKFIMPYLKEAGIKVIPVIASVKHAQKMQELGVDAVIAEGSEAGGHIGETNTMALIPQIVDSVDIPVIAAGGVADGRGLAAAFVLGAQGVQMGTIFLASEECPIAAAYKDAIVAANDTATAVTGRIAGAPVRCIRNEMTDHYIELENKGTNRDELEEITIGSLSKAVYEGDTVHGSMMSGQIAGLVKEIRPCKEILDTIFADAQKVLQNTEIKL; from the coding sequence ATGTCTATTACAGAATTGTTGAACATCAAGTACCCTATTTTCCAAGGAGCTATGGCTCAGATTTCCCACTACCAACTGGCAGCGGCTGTTTCAGAAGCTGGTGGGCTGGGAATCATCGCTTCAGGTGGAATGACGGGTGAGCAGTTGCGCGAAGAAATCCGTGAACTGCGTAAATTGACTGACAAGCCATTTGCCGTCAATGTTATGCTCATGATGAAAAATATCAAGGATATTGTGACAGTCATCATTGAAGAAAAAGTTCCTGTCGTAACGACTGGGGCTGGTACACCAAAATTCATCATGCCTTATCTAAAAGAGGCTGGTATCAAGGTTATCCCTGTTATTGCCAGTGTCAAACATGCGCAAAAAATGCAAGAGCTCGGAGTTGATGCCGTGATTGCCGAAGGTTCTGAAGCTGGTGGCCATATCGGTGAAACCAATACCATGGCTCTCATTCCTCAGATTGTTGACTCAGTTGATATTCCAGTCATCGCTGCAGGTGGGGTTGCCGATGGTCGTGGTCTCGCTGCCGCTTTTGTCCTCGGTGCGCAAGGGGTTCAGATGGGAACTATCTTCCTAGCTTCAGAAGAATGCCCAATTGCCGCAGCTTACAAGGATGCCATTGTCGCAGCCAATGACACTGCTACTGCCGTTACTGGTCGTATTGCTGGTGCGCCGGTTCGTTGTATCCGCAATGAAATGACTGACCACTATATCGAACTAGAAAACAAAGGCACCAATCGTGATGAACTCGAAGAAATCACCATCGGTTCTCTTTCTAAAGCTGTTTATGAAGGAGATACTGTGCACGGCTCTATGATGAGTGGCCAAATCGCAGGCTTAGTCAAGGAAATTCGTCCATGTAAAGAAATCCTCGATACAATCTTTGCCGATGCTCAAAAGGTTCTCCAAAACACCGAAATCAAGCTATAA
- a CDS encoding YneF family protein: MNTLLAILLIMLAFFGGILLGMYLLRRQVEKEFAENPRLNVEAVRMLLSANGQKPSEARVQQVYRQIINQQKAAVAKNKNKK; this comes from the coding sequence ATGAATACATTGTTAGCAATTTTATTGATTATGCTGGCTTTCTTTGGTGGGATTTTGCTTGGTATGTACTTGCTTCGCCGTCAGGTCGAAAAGGAATTTGCGGAAAATCCACGTCTCAATGTAGAAGCAGTGCGGATGTTGCTCAGTGCCAATGGTCAAAAACCAAGTGAAGCACGCGTTCAACAAGTTTACCGCCAAATCATCAACCAACAAAAAGCAGCAGTTGCTAAAAATAAAAACAAAAAATAA
- a CDS encoding nucleoside-triphosphate diphosphatase: MTKNIYEYKDGSDWYVAEWGQSASYSEFEQVPVEASEILDRLESILAEEELGLPLNITVIRYGSAFRFLTFLLDILNQETGRKLELLQRQGALLLVEGGKLLYVHLPQTGVDLQAFLGAKDVKDTLLIATRNEGKTAEFRKLFGKLGYEVENLNDYPDLPEVAETGMTFEENARLKAETISKLTGKMVLADDSGLQVDVLGGLPGVWSARFAGVGATDDENNIKLLHELAMVFDIKDRSAHFHTTLVVASPDKESLVVEADWPGYIAHEPKGENGFGYDPLFLVGETGKTSAELTIDEKNAQSHRAQAVQKLLEVFPAWQSKQSS; encoded by the coding sequence ATGACAAAGAACATTTATGAATACAAAGATGGCTCTGACTGGTATGTAGCTGAATGGGGACAAAGTGCCTCTTACAGTGAGTTCGAGCAGGTGCCAGTTGAAGCTTCTGAGATTTTAGACCGCTTAGAGAGTATTTTAGCGGAAGAGGAGCTAGGCCTGCCCTTAAATATCACGGTCATTCGCTACGGCTCAGCCTTTCGCTTTTTGACCTTCTTGCTGGATATTTTAAATCAGGAAACGGGTCGAAAGTTAGAATTGTTGCAGCGACAGGGAGCCCTTCTTTTGGTTGAAGGGGGAAAACTCCTCTATGTCCATCTGCCGCAGACTGGTGTAGATTTACAAGCCTTTCTGGGAGCAAAAGATGTCAAGGATACCCTCTTGATTGCGACGCGCAATGAGGGCAAGACAGCAGAGTTCCGTAAGCTTTTCGGGAAGTTGGGCTACGAGGTAGAAAATCTGAATGACTATCCTGATTTGCCAGAAGTGGCTGAAACAGGCATGACCTTTGAAGAAAATGCCCGCCTCAAGGCGGAAACGATTAGCAAGTTGACTGGCAAAATGGTTTTGGCAGATGATTCAGGCTTGCAAGTAGATGTATTGGGCGGCTTACCAGGTGTTTGGTCCGCTCGCTTTGCTGGCGTTGGTGCAACAGATGATGAAAACAATATCAAACTCCTACATGAACTGGCCATGGTCTTTGATATTAAAGACCGCTCTGCTCATTTCCACACAACTCTGGTGGTCGCAAGTCCAGATAAGGAATCCTTAGTGGTTGAAGCGGATTGGCCGGGCTACATTGCCCATGAGCCAAAAGGTGAAAATGGCTTTGGCTATGATCCTTTGTTCTTGGTCGGAGAGACAGGAAAAACATCAGCTGAGCTGACCATCGACGAAAAAAATGCCCAGTCCCATCGTGCACAAGCAGTGCAAAAATTATTGGAGGTATTTCCAGCATGGCAAAGCAAACAATCATCGTAA
- a CDS encoding DUF1858 domain-containing protein — translation MDNVIDLSIPVAEVIEKQPEVLDVLVELGFKPLANPVMRNTVGRVVSIKKGAAMNGIDLNKIKQTLELNGYEVVGI, via the coding sequence ATGGATAATGTGATTGATTTGTCTATTCCAGTGGCAGAAGTGATTGAAAAGCAGCCCGAGGTCTTGGATGTCTTGGTCGAGTTGGGCTTTAAGCCTCTGGCCAATCCTGTCATGCGCAATACAGTCGGGCGCGTGGTTTCGATCAAAAAAGGAGCTGCCATGAACGGCATTGACCTGAATAAAATCAAGCAAACGCTGGAATTAAACGGCTATGAAGTGGTGGGGATTTAG
- a CDS encoding valine--tRNA ligase, which translates to MTKELSPKYNPAEVEAGRYQKWLDADVFKPSGDQKAKPYSIVIPPPNVTGKLHLGHAWDTTLQDIIIRQKRMQGFDTLWLPGMDHAGIATQAKVEERLRGEGITRYDLGREKFLEKVWEWKDEYATTIKEQWGKMGLSVDYSRERFTLDEGLSKAVRKVFVDLYKKGWIYRGEFIINWDPAARTALSDIEVIHKDVEGAFYHMNYMLEDGSRALEVATTRPETMFGDVAVAVNPEDPRYKDLIGQNVILPIANKLIPIVGDEHADPEFGTGVVKITPAHDPNDFLVGQRHNLPQVNVMNDDGTMNDLAFEFAGMDRFEARKAVVAKLEEIGALVKIEKRVHSVGHSERTGVVVEPRLSTQWFVKMDQLAKNAIVNQDTEDKVEFYPPRFNDTFLQWMENVHDWVISRQLWWGHQIPAWYNAEGEMYVGEEAPEGDGWTQDEDVLDTWFSSALWPFSTMGWPDVDSEDFKRYFPTSTLVTGYDIIFFWVSRMIFQSLEFTGRQPFQNVLIHGLIRDEQGRKMSKSLGNGIDPMDVIEKYGADALRWFLSNGSAPGQDVRFSYEKMDASWNFINKIWNISRYILMNNEGLTLEQATANVEKVANKEAGNVTDRWILHNLNETIGKATANFDKFEFGVAGHILYNFIWDEFADWYVELTKEVLYSDNEEEKVITRSVLLYTLDKILRLLHPIMPFVTEEIFGQISEGSIVTAEYPTVNPAFEDLAAHTGVESLKDLIRAVRNARAEVNVAPSKPITILVKTSDSDLEAFFNSNVNYIKRFTNPEHLEIASNIPAPELAMSSVITGAEIYLPLADLLNVEEELARLDKELAKWQKELDMVGKKLSNERFVANAKPEVVQKERDKQADYQAKYDATVARIDEMKKLVG; encoded by the coding sequence ATGACTAAAGAACTTTCACCTAAATACAATCCAGCCGAGGTTGAGGCTGGTCGTTACCAAAAATGGCTTGATGCCGATGTTTTCAAGCCTTCTGGCGATCAAAAGGCTAAGCCTTATTCTATCGTCATTCCACCACCAAACGTAACTGGGAAACTTCACCTTGGTCACGCTTGGGATACAACTTTGCAAGATATCATCATCCGTCAAAAACGCATGCAAGGTTTTGATACGCTTTGGCTTCCTGGTATGGACCATGCGGGAATTGCGACTCAGGCTAAGGTCGAGGAGCGCTTGCGAGGTGAGGGCATTACTCGTTACGACCTAGGTCGTGAAAAATTCCTCGAGAAAGTCTGGGAATGGAAAGACGAATATGCCACCACCATCAAGGAACAATGGGGCAAGATGGGGCTCTCTGTAGACTACTCTCGCGAGCGTTTCACTCTTGACGAAGGTTTGTCAAAAGCAGTTCGCAAGGTCTTTGTCGACCTTTACAAGAAAGGCTGGATCTACCGTGGTGAGTTTATCATCAACTGGGACCCAGCAGCTCGCACAGCCCTTTCTGATATCGAGGTGATTCACAAGGATGTCGAAGGTGCCTTCTACCACATGAACTACATGCTGGAAGACGGTTCACGCGCCCTTGAAGTAGCGACCACTCGTCCTGAGACCATGTTTGGGGACGTAGCCGTTGCGGTCAATCCAGAAGACCCACGTTACAAGGACTTGATCGGCCAAAACGTCATCCTTCCAATCGCTAATAAACTCATCCCAATCGTTGGAGATGAGCACGCAGACCCTGAGTTTGGTACAGGTGTCGTGAAAATCACGCCTGCCCATGATCCAAACGACTTCTTGGTTGGTCAACGCCATAACTTGCCACAAGTTAATGTTATGAACGACGACGGAACCATGAACGATTTGGCCTTTGAATTTGCAGGCATGGACCGTTTTGAAGCTCGTAAGGCAGTCGTTGCCAAGTTGGAAGAAATCGGTGCCCTTGTTAAAATCGAAAAACGTGTCCACAGTGTTGGTCACTCAGAGCGTACAGGTGTAGTGGTTGAGCCCCGCTTGTCTACGCAATGGTTCGTCAAGATGGACCAATTGGCTAAGAATGCTATTGTCAACCAAGACACAGAGGACAAGGTAGAATTTTACCCACCACGCTTCAATGATACCTTCCTTCAATGGATGGAAAATGTCCACGACTGGGTTATCTCTCGTCAGCTTTGGTGGGGTCACCAAATCCCTGCTTGGTATAATGCTGAAGGTGAAATGTACGTCGGTGAAGAAGCTCCAGAAGGTGACGGATGGACTCAAGACGAAGATGTCTTGGATACTTGGTTCAGCTCTGCCCTTTGGCCATTCTCAACTATGGGCTGGCCTGATGTGGACTCAGAAGACTTCAAACGTTACTTCCCAACTTCAACCTTGGTAACAGGTTACGACATCATCTTCTTCTGGGTATCTCGTATGATCTTCCAATCCTTGGAATTCACTGGCCGTCAGCCATTCCAAAACGTCCTGATCCACGGTCTCATCCGTGACGAGCAAGGACGTAAGATGTCTAAATCTCTCGGTAACGGGATTGACCCAATGGATGTCATCGAAAAATACGGTGCCGATGCCCTTCGTTGGTTCCTCTCAAACGGCTCTGCACCAGGGCAAGACGTGCGCTTCTCTTACGAGAAAATGGATGCTTCATGGAACTTCATTAACAAGATCTGGAACATCTCTCGCTACATCCTCATGAACAATGAAGGCTTGACCCTTGAGCAAGCAACTGCCAATGTCGAAAAAGTTGCCAACAAGGAAGCTGGAAATGTCACAGATCGCTGGATTCTCCACAATCTTAATGAAACTATCGGCAAAGCAACTGCTAACTTTGACAAGTTTGAATTTGGTGTAGCTGGCCACATCCTCTACAACTTCATCTGGGATGAGTTTGCGGACTGGTACGTTGAGTTGACCAAGGAAGTCCTTTATAGCGACAACGAAGAAGAGAAAGTTATCACACGTTCTGTTCTCCTTTACACCTTGGACAAGATCCTTCGTCTCCTTCACCCAATCATGCCATTCGTGACAGAGGAAATCTTTGGACAAATCTCAGAAGGCTCTATCGTTACAGCAGAATACCCAACTGTCAACCCAGCCTTTGAAGACCTTGCGGCTCACACAGGTGTGGAAAGCCTCAAAGACTTGATTCGTGCCGTTCGGAATGCGCGTGCGGAAGTAAACGTAGCACCAAGTAAGCCTATCACGATTCTCGTGAAAACTAGCGATAGCGATTTGGAAGCCTTCTTTAACAGCAATGTCAACTACATCAAACGCTTCACAAACCCAGAGCACTTGGAAATCGCTTCAAACATTCCTGCACCTGAACTGGCTATGTCAAGTGTCATCACAGGAGCAGAAATCTACTTGCCACTGGCAGACCTCCTCAATGTCGAAGAAGAATTGGCTCGTCTCGACAAGGAACTGGCTAAATGGCAAAAAGAACTGGATATGGTCGGTAAGAAGCTCTCTAACGAACGCTTCGTAGCCAACGCCAAACCAGAAGTCGTCCAAAAAGAACGCGACAAACAAGCCGACTACCAAGCGAAATACGACGCGACCGTTGCACGTATTGATGAGATGAAGAAGTTGGTGGGATAA
- a CDS encoding ATP-binding cassette domain-containing protein, translated as MSIVEIINLTKSFRDTEVIHNTSFYLKKGKVYGFVGPNGAGKTTLSK; from the coding sequence ATGTCTATAGTTGAAATTATTAATCTAACAAAAAGCTTTAGAGATACTGAAGTTATTCATAACACTTCATTTTATTTAAAGAAGGGAAAAGTATATGGTTTTGTTGGACCAAATGGAGCTGGAAAAACTACATTATCAAAATGA
- the racE gene encoding glutamate racemase, whose product MDNRPIGFLDSGVGGLTVVRELMRQLPHEEVVYIGDSARAPYGPRPAEQIRDYTWQLVNFLLTKDVKMIVIACNTATAVVWEEVKAKLDIPVLGVILPGASAAIKSTTGGKIGVIGTPMTVQSDIYRQKIEALSPEMEVQSLACPKFVPLVESNELQSSLTKKVVYETLHPLAGKVDTLVLGCTHYPLLRPIIQNMMGPSVKLIDSGAECVRDISVLLNYFEINRSREKHELNHRFYTTANAKRFAEIAENWLNLKVNVEHVTL is encoded by the coding sequence ATGGATAACCGACCGATTGGATTTTTGGACTCTGGGGTGGGCGGTCTGACTGTTGTCCGTGAATTGATGCGGCAACTCCCCCACGAGGAAGTGGTTTATATAGGTGATTCGGCTCGGGCTCCATATGGTCCTAGGCCGGCGGAGCAGATTCGGGACTATACTTGGCAGTTGGTCAATTTTCTCTTGACCAAGGATGTCAAGATGATAGTTATTGCCTGCAATACTGCCACAGCTGTTGTCTGGGAGGAGGTCAAGGCTAAGTTGGACATTCCTGTCCTCGGTGTGATTTTGCCCGGAGCTAGCGCTGCCATCAAGTCTACGACTGGTGGCAAAATTGGGGTCATCGGGACTCCTATGACGGTTCAGTCCGATATTTACCGACAAAAGATTGAGGCCCTCTCTCCTGAGATGGAGGTGCAGAGCTTGGCTTGCCCTAAGTTTGTCCCACTGGTGGAGTCAAATGAGCTCCAGTCCAGCCTGACTAAAAAGGTGGTTTATGAGACTCTCCATCCTCTGGCGGGTAAGGTGGATACTCTTGTTTTGGGCTGTACCCACTATCCTTTGCTCCGGCCGATTATTCAAAATATGATGGGGCCGAGTGTCAAGTTGATTGACAGCGGAGCTGAGTGTGTGCGGGATATTTCTGTCCTGCTCAATTATTTTGAAATCAATCGTAGCCGCGAGAAGCATGAACTGAACCATCGTTTTTATACTACAGCCAATGCTAAGAGATTTGCGGAAATCGCTGAAAACTGGCTGAATCTGAAAGTCAATGTGGAGCATGTGACCTTATGA
- a CDS encoding metallophosphoesterase — MAKQTIIVMSDSHGDRAIVKAIKDHYLGKVDAIFHDGDSELPFEDEVWKGIHVVAGNMDFYPGYPERLVTDLDGTIIAQTHGHLFNINFSFQKLDLWAQEVGADICLYGHLHVPDAWMQGKTLFLNPGSISQPRGSINERLYAKVEIDNDLFKIDFYTRNHELYPSLSKEFAR; from the coding sequence ATGGCAAAGCAAACAATCATCGTAATGAGCGATTCCCATGGGGATCGTGCCATTGTCAAAGCAATTAAAGACCATTATCTAGGAAAAGTCGATGCTATTTTCCATGATGGAGACTCCGAGTTACCTTTTGAGGATGAAGTCTGGAAAGGGATTCATGTCGTGGCAGGCAATATGGACTTTTATCCTGGCTATCCAGAGCGACTGGTGACAGATTTGGATGGGACTATTATTGCCCAGACCCACGGGCACCTTTTCAATATCAACTTTAGCTTCCAAAAGCTGGATCTCTGGGCTCAGGAAGTAGGGGCAGATATCTGTCTCTATGGGCATTTACACGTTCCAGATGCTTGGATGCAAGGGAAAACTCTCTTTCTCAATCCGGGCTCCATTAGCCAACCTCGTGGCTCAATCAACGAACGTCTCTACGCTAAGGTAGAGATTGATAATGACCTCTTTAAGATTGATTTTTATACGCGAAATCATGAGCTCTATCCAAGCTTGTCCAAGGAGTTTGCCCGATGA
- a CDS encoding flavin reductase family protein, which produces MKQSFKTSKLYYGFPIFILGYQDQNFGHNITTCSSSYSLGDWLVIGVGAEENAAKQIKHYQQFTVNIPDENFMLEMEQAGFISHREKIAKLGLDFQPSKLTQAPILDACPVVLDCKVDRIIEEDGICHIFAKILDRLAVPELLDEKGHFKNDRFAPTYFMGDGHQRVYRYLDNRVDPMGSFIKKARKKDDKS; this is translated from the coding sequence ATGAAGCAATCTTTTAAAACAAGTAAACTATATTATGGCTTTCCTATCTTCATTTTGGGGTATCAGGACCAGAACTTTGGACACAATATAACGACCTGCAGCTCCTCTTATAGTCTGGGAGATTGGCTAGTCATCGGTGTTGGTGCTGAGGAAAATGCGGCTAAGCAGATTAAGCATTATCAACAGTTCACCGTGAATATCCCTGACGAAAACTTCATGCTCGAGATGGAGCAGGCTGGATTTATTAGTCACCGTGAAAAGATTGCTAAACTCGGTTTAGATTTTCAACCTTCTAAACTGACACAAGCACCTATCTTGGATGCCTGTCCAGTCGTTCTGGATTGTAAGGTCGACAGAATCATCGAGGAAGATGGTATCTGCCATATCTTTGCTAAGATTCTTGATCGACTGGCTGTCCCAGAACTTTTGGATGAGAAGGGACATTTTAAAAATGACCGTTTTGCGCCGACTTACTTTATGGGGGACGGTCATCAGCGCGTTTATCGTTATCTAGATAACCGAGTCGATCCCATGGGAAGCTTTATCAAGAAAGCGAGGAAAAAAGATGACAAGAGCTGA
- a CDS encoding DUF438 domain-containing protein — translation MATERIEVLKSILLDLHNGASAESVQELFNEHFAGVSAIEISLMEHELMNSDTGVTFEDVMSLCNVHANLFKGAIQDVEVADTDHPGHPVQVFKQENLALRAALMRVRRLLSTYESTEDEELLPEIRKGLQRQLGLVGQFDIHYQRKEELMFPIMESYGHDSPPKVMWGVDDQIRDLFQEAKIAAEQLPDTSIEEVKDKFETFAAEFEAMIFKEESILLMILLESFTQDDWLKIAEESDAYGYAIIKPTEKWIPARHSFSEEEAGVAADEGSEASASTEQTSDGRFEQVIDTPDGQVTISFKPKEKKEQAFNRDSQQPFGHGYLSVAEANLILDHLPMEITFVNKDDIFQYYNDSVPADEMIFKRTPSQIGRNVELCHPPKLLDKVRRIFMALREGERDKFEMWFKSESRGKFVHVTYAAVRDEAGEFQGVLEYVQDIQPFRDIDSDFYRDLD, via the coding sequence ATGGCTACTGAACGCATTGAAGTCCTCAAGTCTATCTTGCTGGACCTACATAACGGAGCTTCGGCAGAATCTGTTCAGGAGCTTTTTAATGAGCATTTTGCTGGTGTGTCGGCTATTGAGATTAGCCTGATGGAGCATGAGCTGATGAACTCGGATACGGGAGTGACCTTCGAAGATGTCATGTCCCTCTGCAATGTCCATGCCAACCTCTTTAAAGGTGCCATTCAGGATGTAGAGGTGGCTGATACTGACCATCCAGGCCATCCTGTTCAGGTCTTCAAGCAGGAAAATCTAGCGCTGCGGGCTGCCCTTATGCGGGTTCGCAGGCTCCTATCCACCTATGAAAGCACAGAAGATGAGGAGCTTCTTCCTGAAATCCGCAAGGGACTCCAGCGCCAGCTGGGTTTGGTGGGGCAGTTTGATATCCACTATCAGCGTAAGGAAGAGCTCATGTTTCCCATCATGGAGAGCTACGGCCATGATTCGCCGCCCAAGGTCATGTGGGGTGTAGATGACCAGATTCGTGACCTTTTCCAAGAGGCTAAGATTGCTGCAGAGCAGTTGCCGGATACTTCGATTGAGGAAGTCAAGGACAAGTTTGAGACCTTTGCGGCTGAGTTTGAAGCTATGATTTTCAAGGAAGAGTCTATCCTTCTCATGATTCTCCTCGAGTCCTTTACTCAGGATGACTGGCTCAAGATTGCTGAGGAGAGCGATGCTTATGGTTATGCCATTATCAAGCCGACAGAGAAATGGATTCCTGCGCGACACTCATTCTCGGAGGAGGAAGCTGGGGTTGCTGCTGATGAAGGAAGCGAAGCGTCAGCCAGCACGGAGCAGACTAGTGATGGCAGATTTGAGCAGGTCATTGATACGCCGGATGGTCAGGTCACCATTTCCTTTAAGCCTAAGGAAAAGAAGGAGCAAGCCTTTAATCGGGACTCCCAGCAGCCTTTTGGTCATGGCTATCTGTCGGTGGCGGAGGCCAATCTGATTTTGGACCATCTGCCCATGGAGATTACCTTTGTCAATAAGGACGATATTTTCCAGTATTATAATGACAGTGTGCCGGCGGACGAGATGATTTTCAAGCGGACGCCGTCTCAGATAGGGCGCAATGTCGAGCTCTGCCACCCGCCCAAGCTTTTGGACAAGGTGCGGCGGATTTTCATGGCTCTGCGTGAGGGAGAGCGGGACAAGTTTGAGATGTGGTTCAAGTCGGAATCGCGGGGCAAGTTTGTCCATGTGACCTATGCGGCGGTGCGGGATGAGGCCGGTGAATTTCAGGGGGTGCTGGAGTATGTACAGGACATTCAGCCCTTTCGTGATATTGACAGTGATTTTTACCGAGATTTGGACTAG